The following proteins come from a genomic window of Rhodothermales bacterium:
- a CDS encoding PDZ domain-containing protein, translating into MMSLLGLTLAHAVLLAHTVCAGEPTPSVEYELRFDRIEHHEADVRATFSGLDAGKPVELRMSRTSPGRYAMHEFAKNVYDVVATDEAGRTLRIERPNPYQWNVVGHSGTVHVRYTLFADRADGTYSSLDRTHAHLNMPATILWARNMDAAPIRIRFVRPHPEWTIATQLVPTNDPETFTAPDLAYLLDSPTEMAALEWHTWTVDDGTRQSEHRIALHHTGSVQEGEAFARNVRAIVDAQWNVFGELPAHDFGTYTFIVCYMPHAVGDGMEHRNSTVVTNPNPLTPDGLSNLGTMSHEYFHQWNVERIRPADLEPFDFEAENMTDLLWFAEGFTSYYTGLSIHRAGLTSVADYAASLSGTVNAVVNLPGRAHRSLVEMSQYATFADQGSFLDPMNTANTFISYYTWGSAIGLALDVTLRTEFDTSVDVLMQRMWERYGQAEVPYTLEDLEHVLGEVAGDRGFATTFMDRYVRGHGVPDYAELLARMGLQLESAHPGPGLMAALVPASDGILVAAALEGTPLFRAGVSPGDRITHVDGRPVSHPEYLEAWVARLAPGDGIPVTVNSRGVVFQTDIVVAEDPAVRVVVDPDADATALAYRDAWLWGPRLKR; encoded by the coding sequence ATGATGTCTCTCCTTGGCCTGACCCTGGCCCACGCCGTGCTCCTTGCGCATACGGTATGTGCCGGTGAGCCGACGCCGTCCGTGGAATACGAGCTCCGCTTTGATCGGATTGAACACCACGAGGCGGATGTCCGGGCCACGTTTTCCGGTCTGGATGCCGGGAAACCCGTGGAACTGCGGATGAGCCGGACATCCCCCGGGCGTTACGCCATGCACGAGTTCGCAAAGAATGTCTACGATGTCGTGGCAACCGACGAGGCGGGACGCACACTGCGCATAGAGCGTCCGAATCCTTACCAATGGAACGTTGTGGGGCATTCCGGGACCGTGCACGTCCGGTATACCCTCTTCGCTGACCGGGCGGACGGCACCTATTCGTCGCTCGATCGCACGCACGCGCACCTGAACATGCCGGCGACCATCCTGTGGGCGCGGAACATGGATGCGGCTCCCATCCGGATCCGGTTCGTTCGCCCCCACCCGGAATGGACGATCGCGACGCAACTCGTTCCGACGAACGACCCCGAGACGTTCACAGCGCCTGACCTGGCCTATCTGTTGGATTCTCCCACCGAAATGGCCGCCCTGGAGTGGCACACGTGGACGGTGGATGATGGGACGCGTCAGTCGGAACACCGGATTGCCCTGCACCACACAGGCTCCGTGCAGGAAGGGGAGGCCTTTGCCCGCAACGTCCGCGCCATCGTCGACGCCCAGTGGAACGTATTCGGGGAATTGCCGGCGCATGATTTCGGTACCTACACCTTCATCGTATGCTACATGCCCCACGCAGTGGGAGACGGCATGGAGCACCGGAACTCGACGGTGGTTACGAATCCGAATCCCCTGACCCCGGACGGCCTGTCGAACCTGGGGACCATGTCGCACGAATATTTCCACCAGTGGAACGTGGAACGGATTCGACCGGCCGATCTGGAGCCCTTCGATTTCGAGGCAGAAAACATGACCGATCTGCTCTGGTTCGCCGAAGGGTTCACTTCGTATTACACCGGACTCTCCATCCATCGGGCAGGGCTGACCAGCGTTGCGGACTACGCCGCCAGCCTGTCGGGCACCGTCAACGCGGTGGTCAACCTCCCGGGACGGGCACACCGATCCTTGGTTGAAATGAGTCAGTATGCCACGTTCGCGGACCAGGGCAGCTTCCTGGACCCCATGAACACGGCCAACACGTTCATTTCCTACTACACGTGGGGGAGCGCAATCGGACTCGCTCTGGACGTCACGCTCCGGACGGAATTCGATACCTCGGTGGATGTCCTCATGCAACGGATGTGGGAACGGTACGGTCAGGCCGAGGTGCCGTACACTCTTGAGGACCTTGAGCATGTGCTGGGTGAGGTGGCCGGCGATCGCGGTTTTGCCACCACATTCATGGACCGGTACGTACGTGGCCACGGGGTCCCGGACTATGCGGAACTGCTGGCGCGCATGGGGCTGCAGCTGGAATCCGCCCACCCCGGACCCGGCTTGATGGCAGCACTCGTGCCTGCGTCGGATGGGATCCTGGTGGCGGCCGCACTGGAAGGAACGCCCCTGTTCCGTGCCGGTGTATCTCCCGGCGATCGGATTACCCACGTGGACGGCCGACCGGTGTCCCACCCCGAATACCTGGAGGCGTGGGTGGCTCGCCTGGCGCCCGGTGATGGGATTCCGGTCACGGTGAATTCCCGGGGCGTCGTCTTCCAGACCGATATCGTGGTAGCGGAGGACCCGGCGGTCAGGGTGGTGGTCGACCCGGACGCGGACGCGACGGCGTTGGCGTACAGGGATGCCTGGCTGTGGGGACCCCGACTGAAGCGGTAG
- a CDS encoding leucyl aminopeptidase, protein MKVSVSTISLSELDVDLLLVPCSAEQAADGLEVLSEAFGDVVVRSRSDFSGKLADTLVVYPDSGTAKRLLIVGVGEEADVNAERLRRAAAAGSAIAIKTNAETVGISVPSDFNVDGDVASQALVEGFMLGAYRFRKYKTDASEDEGPQRLVIQTSDQDKLVRRGADRGRLVSEAVWSARDLVNLSPDEKTPTLLAKAIEKSAKRSGYEVSVWDKALIEEEGMGGLLAVNRGSKEPPTFSVLEWNPENARNTRPVVLVGKGVVFDTGGLSLKPTKNSMDYMKSDMAGAAAVIGTMEALARMELPLYVVGLIPATDNRPGENAYVPGDVVKMHSGATVEVLNTDAEGRMILADALSYASTFYPEIVIDLATLTGSAAVALGEIVGALMTNETKGAEDRLKAMLKAGELSGDRVHPLPMFDDYKDQLKSEVADLKNVGGREGGAITAAKFLEHFVDYPWMHVDIAGPAFLSTAGPYHPVGGTGFGVRLLVEYLRAYAENKR, encoded by the coding sequence ATGAAAGTATCTGTATCGACCATCTCCCTTTCGGAACTGGACGTTGACCTGTTGTTGGTTCCCTGCTCGGCCGAGCAGGCCGCGGATGGTCTTGAAGTATTGTCCGAGGCCTTCGGTGACGTTGTGGTTCGCTCGAGGAGCGATTTTTCCGGTAAATTGGCCGATACGCTCGTGGTGTATCCCGACTCCGGGACGGCCAAACGACTCCTTATCGTGGGTGTGGGCGAGGAGGCCGACGTGAATGCCGAGCGCCTGCGTCGCGCGGCGGCGGCCGGGTCCGCCATCGCCATAAAAACCAATGCGGAAACCGTCGGGATTTCCGTACCGTCGGATTTCAATGTGGATGGGGACGTGGCGTCACAAGCGCTGGTCGAGGGATTCATGCTGGGGGCCTATCGATTCCGCAAGTACAAGACCGATGCGTCTGAAGATGAAGGCCCTCAGCGGTTGGTCATCCAGACGTCGGATCAGGACAAGCTGGTCCGTCGGGGTGCTGACCGGGGACGCCTGGTATCGGAGGCCGTCTGGTCGGCCCGTGACCTGGTCAACCTGTCGCCGGACGAGAAGACCCCGACCTTGCTGGCCAAGGCCATCGAGAAGTCGGCGAAACGGAGCGGCTATGAAGTGTCCGTCTGGGACAAGGCCCTCATTGAGGAAGAAGGCATGGGAGGCCTGCTGGCCGTGAACCGGGGTTCCAAGGAGCCGCCCACGTTTTCGGTATTGGAGTGGAATCCCGAGAATGCCCGGAATACACGACCGGTTGTCCTGGTCGGCAAGGGCGTGGTATTCGATACCGGCGGCCTCTCCCTGAAGCCCACCAAGAACTCCATGGATTACATGAAGTCCGACATGGCCGGCGCCGCTGCGGTCATAGGAACCATGGAGGCCCTGGCACGCATGGAGTTGCCATTGTACGTGGTGGGTCTCATTCCCGCCACGGACAACCGTCCGGGAGAAAACGCCTACGTACCGGGGGATGTCGTGAAGATGCACTCCGGTGCCACCGTTGAGGTCCTGAACACCGACGCCGAGGGGCGAATGATCCTGGCCGATGCGCTCTCGTATGCATCGACGTTCTATCCGGAAATCGTGATCGACCTGGCCACACTGACCGGTTCAGCCGCCGTAGCCCTCGGTGAAATCGTGGGCGCACTGATGACCAATGAAACAAAGGGGGCGGAAGATCGGCTCAAAGCCATGCTCAAAGCCGGCGAACTGTCCGGGGACCGGGTCCACCCGCTGCCCATGTTCGACGACTACAAGGATCAACTGAAATCGGAGGTAGCCGACCTGAAGAATGTCGGGGGCCGCGAAGGGGGGGCCATTACGGCGGCCAAGTTCCTGGAGCACTTCGTGGACTATCCATGGATGCATGTGGACATTGCCGGTCCGGCATTCCTGTCCACCGCTGGCCCGTACCATCCCGTGGGCGGAACGGGGTTCGGTGTCCGGCTTCTGGTGGAATACCTGCGCGCCTACGCCGAAAACAAACGCTGA
- the pdxH gene encoding pyridoxamine 5'-phosphate oxidase, with translation MSLLSTFRALATAGKGLVVGMPDATADADPIALFSEWFAAARKSGLFLPEALSLSTVSADGRPSSRMVLLKSADERGFVFYTNLESRKADEMNANPHVALLFHWPVLERQVRVEGRVEPVSREEAEVYFRSRPRGSRIGAWASRQSRRLGSRAELEQAVKDVEARYAGADVPLPEWWGGYLVQPERMEFWQGRPFRLHDRLVFTRPHPEAGTWDTERLYP, from the coding sequence CGCAACGGCCGGAAAAGGCCTGGTCGTCGGAATGCCCGATGCAACGGCCGACGCCGATCCCATCGCCCTGTTTTCCGAATGGTTCGCGGCTGCCCGGAAGTCGGGACTGTTCCTTCCGGAAGCCTTGTCGCTGTCCACGGTGTCGGCGGATGGCCGCCCGTCCAGTCGCATGGTGCTGCTGAAGTCGGCGGATGAACGCGGGTTCGTGTTCTATACGAATCTGGAGTCGAGGAAGGCGGACGAGATGAACGCCAATCCGCACGTGGCCCTGCTTTTCCATTGGCCCGTGCTGGAGCGCCAGGTCCGCGTTGAAGGTCGCGTGGAGCCGGTCTCCAGGGAAGAAGCGGAGGTCTATTTCCGGAGCCGACCCCGCGGCAGCCGGATCGGGGCGTGGGCCTCCCGGCAGAGTCGTCGGCTCGGCAGTCGTGCCGAGCTCGAACAGGCCGTGAAGGACGTGGAAGCCCGGTATGCCGGGGCAGATGTCCCGTTGCCTGAGTGGTGGGGCGGGTATCTGGTCCAGCCCGAACGGATGGAATTCTGGCAGGGAAGGCCGTTCCGGTTGCATGACCGGTTGGTTTTCACTCGTCCCCATCCGGAGGCAGGAACGTGGGACACGGAACGGCTCTATCCGTAG
- a CDS encoding bifunctional oligoribonuclease/PAP phosphatase NrnA, whose translation MSEASKAVVLNALTRAKSVVISVHTRPDGDAIGSQLGLGLFLEKKGIDVLMLNADPHPYNLDWLPGSDRIVIYDGSLEQVRALADADVIVIADTNAVHRIGDHGTLVKDGKATTLLVDHHPDPEGWFDLTWHRDSASSTGELVYEILAEWDIQAMDQAIAASLYTAIMTDTGSFRYSNVTPDLHRRVADIIERGQLDVAAIHAEVYDKRSSGGIRLMGRILDTLDLRFDGQLGMMSVTRAALADTGASVEETEGIANQILSIEGVRVALLLTETERGTKISFRSKADDHVHGWARFFGGGGHRNASGAFVHKSLEETVRQIVDSAPRYISFNEPDSSDSLSAEDEDYLSALLEMKNKN comes from the coding sequence ATGTCTGAAGCCTCCAAGGCCGTTGTTCTCAATGCGCTCACCCGAGCGAAGTCCGTCGTCATTTCCGTACACACGCGCCCCGATGGCGATGCCATCGGCTCCCAGTTGGGGTTGGGCCTGTTCCTGGAAAAGAAGGGCATAGACGTGCTCATGCTGAATGCGGACCCCCATCCGTACAACCTGGACTGGTTGCCTGGATCGGATCGGATTGTGATCTATGACGGAAGTCTGGAACAGGTCAGGGCGCTGGCGGATGCCGACGTCATCGTGATCGCCGACACGAATGCCGTGCACCGTATTGGCGACCACGGAACGCTGGTCAAGGACGGAAAGGCCACCACGCTGCTGGTGGACCATCATCCCGATCCTGAAGGATGGTTCGACCTCACGTGGCACCGTGATTCCGCTTCGTCCACAGGAGAGCTGGTCTACGAAATCCTGGCAGAATGGGATATCCAGGCCATGGATCAAGCCATTGCTGCCAGCCTGTACACCGCCATCATGACCGATACGGGATCTTTCCGGTATTCCAATGTGACGCCGGACCTGCACCGGCGGGTGGCCGATATCATTGAGCGGGGACAACTGGACGTGGCCGCTATCCATGCAGAGGTCTACGACAAGCGTTCGTCCGGTGGTATCCGGTTGATGGGGCGCATACTGGATACCCTCGACCTGCGGTTCGATGGTCAACTCGGCATGATGTCGGTGACGCGGGCGGCATTGGCCGATACCGGTGCATCGGTCGAAGAGACCGAAGGGATTGCGAACCAGATCCTGTCCATTGAAGGTGTCCGGGTTGCTCTCCTCCTGACGGAAACCGAGCGCGGCACCAAGATCAGCTTCCGTTCCAAGGCGGACGATCATGTCCACGGTTGGGCCCGGTTCTTCGGTGGGGGCGGCCACCGCAACGCATCGGGTGCGTTCGTTCACAAATCCCTCGAGGAAACCGTCCGGCAGATTGTCGATTCGGCTCCCCGTTACATTTCCTTCAATGAACCGGATTCATCCGACTCCCTGTCGGCCGAGGACGAGGACTATCTGTCCGCGCTCCTCGAAATGAAAAACAAAAACTGA